In Macadamia integrifolia cultivar HAES 741 chromosome 5, SCU_Mint_v3, whole genome shotgun sequence, a single window of DNA contains:
- the LOC122078967 gene encoding flotillin-like protein 3 produces the protein MWYKVASASQYLAITGVGINDIKLEKKSWIFPGQSCRVVDVSPVNYTFEVQAMSSEKLPFLLPAVFTIGPRADDKESLLKYARLLSPHERMSTDVRELVQGIIEGETRVLVASMTMEEVFKGTKDFKREVFEKVQLELNQFGLLIYNANIKQLVDVKDHEYFSYLGQKTQMEAANQAKIDVAEAKMKGEIGAKLRDGQTLQNAAKIDAETKINSIKRQGEGKKQEITVQTELQVFENQRKAELAEANAELAMKKAGWTQQTQMAEVESAQTVAIRQAELQREVEKRNALTRTEKLKAEHLSKASVDYEIKVQEANWELYKKQKAAEAVLYEKEKQAEAQKLAAEAALFSRQQEAEAELYTKKKEAEALVALAEAQGIYVSTMMKALGGNYLALRDYLMIKDGMFQKIAKINAEAVKGLQPKISVWTNNAGGEMTEGAGSGSGAMQEVAGLYRMLPPLLNTVQEQTGMLPPAWMGTLANPE, from the exons ATGTGGTACAAAGTCGCCAGTGCTTCCCAATACCTAGCCATAACAGGTGTAGGTATCAACGACATCAAGCTCGAAAAGAAATCATGGATTTTTCCTGGCCAATCTTGCAGAGTCGTCGATGTCTCCCCTGTCAACTATACCTTCGAAGTCCAGGCCATGAGTTCTGAAAAgctccctttccttcttcctgCAGTATTCACCATCGGCCCAAGAGCTGACGACAAAGAAAGCCTCCTTAAGTATGCTAGGCTCCTCTCTCCCCATGAGAGAATGTCCACGGATGTTAGAGAACTCGTCCAAGGCATCATCGAAGGTGAGACTCGAGTTCTTGTTGCCTCCATGACCATGGAAGAGGTGTTTAAAGGTACCAAAGATTTCAAAAGGGAAGTATTCGAGAAGGTCCAGCTTGAGTTGAATCAGTTTGGACTTTTGATTTATAATGCCAACATCAAACAGTTGGTGGACGTGAAAGATCATGAGTATTTTTCTTATCTTGGTCAGAAAACCCAAATGGAGGCCGCTAATCAGGCTAAAATTGATGTTGCTGAAGCTAAGATGAAGGGTGAGATAGGGGCCAAGCTTAGAGATGGGCAGACCTTGCAGAATGCGGCCAAGATTGATGCTGAAACAAAGATTAATTCGATCAAAAGGCAAGGAGAGGGGAAAAAACAGGAGATTACGGTGCAGACGGAGTTGCAGGTTTTTGAGAATCAGAGGAAGGCTGAGCTTGCAGAGGCTAATGCTGAACTGGCGATGAAGAAGGCTGGGTGGACTCAGCAGACTCAGATGGCCGAGGTGGAATCGGCTCAGACGGTTGCTATTCGGCAGGCTGAGTTGCAGCGAGAGGTGGAGAAGAGGAATGCTTTGACACGGACGGAGAAGCTCAAGGCAGAACACCTCAGCAAGGCAAGCGTGGACTATGAGATTAAG GTCCAAGAGGCCAATTGGGAACTATACAAGAAGCAGAAAGCTGCAGAGGCAGTACTGTATGAGAAGGAGAAACAAGCTGAGGCTCAGAAATTGGCTGCAGAGGCAGCACTCTTTTCCCGGCAGCAAGAGGCAGAAGCTGAGCTCTatacaaagaaaaaggaggctGAGGCACTTGTGGCTCTAGCAGAGGCACAGGGAATATATGTTAGCACCATGATGAAGGCCTTGGGTGGAAACTATCTTGCCCTGAGAGATTACCTGATGATCAAAGATGGGATGTTCCAAAAGATTGCGAAGATCAATGCTGAGGCTGTAAAAGGGTTGCAACCCAAGATCAGTGTCTGGACAAACAATGCTGGTGGGGAGATGACAGAAGGAGCAGGGAGTGGTAGTGGAGCAATGCAGGAGGTTGCTGGGTTGTACCGAATGTTGCCCCCTTTGCTTAATACTGTGCAGGAGCAGACCGGGATGTTGCCGCCGGCATGGATGGGCACACTTGCTAACCCTGAGTAG